One genomic window of Paramormyrops kingsleyae isolate MSU_618 chromosome 22, PKINGS_0.4, whole genome shotgun sequence includes the following:
- the kank2 gene encoding KN motif and ankyrin repeat domain-containing protein 2, with protein MTQVLQMDSSFPGKAPPQPPPTLHGKEQEPYSVETPYGYRLDLDFLKYVNDIEKGNTLKRLPVQRRPRFGSLPRGYGYTGSWWTSTESLCSNASADSRHSSFSYCAPGYHAPPRTSAGGTAFNFSAARVEKTLLDARRRLEEEREGQRLAGLGSMHGSVAGSTSSLASTRSFSRGTASGTYTPLGSGLSTPISPSPAHLQHVREQMAAALRKIRELEEQVKTIPVLQVKISVLQEEKRQLSVQLKSHKFLGHSLGFSKGRPRGELYIDIPEEEAVTSAASGALSPTTPDGSRQDSGCEIEDTVLVGGGRPGSHREVRSVGVGPERERGARHVGVGVREEDLGLPLGAEALKGQVEQLEGQLRRALLELQAAQQQAEAPRGQPEGPVHPPRAEHPVRATSLGWQGGGPVMAVTGQDLQTVVSFSQQPLQREQRTVGIQVYTLEKPTVVGVGTLLRAQGCDSHSPAGRIETSSAVRPNPALEGQHRHGEIEEPSPELPIAVSSRQVREVLQKSEVSSSVPVPSPAVAMETTCNPPLSQRLREGEGTSQHQQMGAGAAQAQEDTLTPASPQSSLRSIMKRKAEGEPGSPSTKKNLQFIGVNGGYESTSSEESSSESSEDESDASEYHEAIERLPETKAEPSEEGVSGKENLPDHVPETETPAEADGTSQSPACGAAEAHGSTHSPALTPTEVDSTDQSPATVSTALHVTEPSPQQSANQSPPVASDPQESSSQTPGNANGPQQATSQSEMQVMCVPQQSSQAADDTNTNPSVTQETRLELSDSLMTALLTVQRALGEPNGFSQQEARAAYTTVLQEWLRVSCHKTASATMVRAHMEAFTAISPQLLEFVINMADGNGNTALHYTVSHSNFPVVRLLLDTGLCNADKQNKAGYTAIMLTALAAFHSDSDLQTVLQLLRTGDVNAKASQAGQTALMLAVSHGRGDMVRALLSCGAQVNIRDEDGSTALMCACEHGHVDIVRQLLAVPGCDATIADNDGSTALSIALEASQNDIAVLLYAHLNFAKPPSPVSPKASHFGSSPETK; from the exons ATGACCCAGGTTCTCCAAATGGACTCCAGCTTCCCAG ggaaggcccccccccagcctccccccaccctgcatGGTAAGGAGCAGGAGCCCTACTCGGTGGAGACGCCCTACGGCTACCGGCTAGACCTGGATTTCCTCAAGTACGTCAACGACATCGAGAAGGGCAACACCCTCAAGCGGCTGCCTGTTCAGCGCCGGCCCCGTTTCGGCTCACTGCCGCGGGGCTATGGCTACACGGGCTCCTGGTGGACCTCCACAGAGTCGCTCTGCTCCAACGCCAGCGCCGACAGCCGCCACTCCTCCTTCTCCTACTGTGCCCCCGGCTACCACGCTCCGCCCAGAACGTCGGCGGGTGGCACGGCATTCAACTTCAGCGCGGCGCGCGTGGAGAAGACCCTGCTGGATGCTCGGCGTCGCCTGGAGGAGGAGCGGGAGGGCCAGCGGCTGGCAGGCTTGGGAAGCATGCATGGCAGCGTGGCGGGCTCCACCAGCTCCCTGGCCAGCACCCGCAGCTTCAGCCGCGGCACTGCCAGCGGAACCTACACCCCACTGGGCTCGGGGCTGTCCACGCCCATCTCACCGAGCCCCGCCCACCTACAGCACGTGCGCGAGCAGATGGCAGCAGCGCTGCGCAAGATCCGCGAGCTGGAGGAGCAGGTGAAGACCATCCCTGTTCTGCAGGTGAAGATCTCTGTGCTGCAGGAGGAGAAGCGGCAACTCAGTGTGCAGCTCAAAAGCCACAAATTCCTGGGTCACAGCCTGGGCTTCAGCAAGGGCCGGCCACGGGGCGAGCTCTACATTGACATCCCTGAGGAGGAGGCGGTGACCTCAGCGGCATCGGGCGCCCTCTCCCCCACCACACCTGATGGCTCCCGTCAGGACTCCGGCTGTGAGATCGAGGACACGGTGCTAGTGGGCGGCGGCCGGCCTGGGAGCCACAGGGAGGTGCGCTCCGTGGGCGTGGGCCCTGAGCGTGAGCGGGGGGCCCGGCACGTGGGCGTGGGGGTCCGGGAGGAGGACCTGGGGCTGCCTTTGGGAGCCGAGGCCCTGAAGGGGCAGGTGGAGCAGCTGGAAGGGCAGCTTCGCAGGGccctgctggagctgcaggcagCACAGCAGCAGGCAGAGGCTCCCCGGGGGCAGCCGGAGGGCCCGGTACATCCCCCCCGTGCAGAGCACCCTGTCAGGGCCACCAGCCTGGGCTGGCAGGGTGGCGGGCCAGTGATGGCCGTCACGGGCCAGGACCTACAGACAGTGGTCAGTTTCTCCCAGCAGCCCTTGCAGCGGGAGCAGAGGACGGTGGGAATCCAGGTGTACACCCTGGAGAAGCCCACAGTGGTGGGAGTGGGCACACTGTTGCGGGCACAGGGATGCGACTCCCATTCTCCAGCTGGGAGAATAGAGACCTCCTCCGCAGTGCGACCCAACCCCGCACTGGAGGGGCAGCACAGACACGGAGAGATTGAAG AACCTTCCCCAGAGCTCCCTATAGCCGTCAGCTCCAGGCAGGTGCGAGAGGTCCTTCAGAAGAGCGAGGTGTCCAGCTCCGTGCCCGTGCCCAGCCCTGCcgttgccatggagaccacCTGCAACCCGCCACTATCTCAGAGGTTGcgggaaggggaggggacatCACAGCACCAGCAGATGGGCGCAGGAGCAGCACAGGCGCAGGAAGACACGTTGACACCAG CCTCGCCCCAGTCCAGCCTGAGGTCCATTATGAAGCGTAAGGCAGAGGGGGAACCCGGATCTCCATCCACCAAGAAGAACCTCCAGTTTATCGGGGTCAATGGAGG GTATGAGTCTACCTCCTCAGAAGAGAGCAGCAGCGAAAGCTCGGAGGACGAGAGCGACGCCAGTGAATATCACGAAGCCATCGAGAGACTCCCCGAAACGAAAGCTGAACCTTCAGAAGAAGGAGTATCGGGGAAGGAGAACCTTCCTGACCACGTGCCTGAAACGGAGACGCCCGCTGAGGCGGACGGGACCAGCCAATCGCCAGCCTGCGGAGCCGCCGAGGCGCACGGCAGCACCCATTCACCAGCCTTAACACCTACAGAGGTGGACAGTACCGACCAATCACCAGCTACAGTCTCCACTGCTTTGCACGTCACAGAGCCCTCCCCCCAGCAGAGTGCCAACCAATCACCGCCCGTGGCTTCCGACCCTCAGGAGAGCAGTAGCCAAACACCAGGCAATGCCAATGGACCTCAGCAGGCGACAAGCCAATCAGAAATGCAGGTGATGTGCGTCCctcagcagagcagccaggcAGCGGATGACACCAACACAAACCCCTCGGTCACACAGGAAACCAG GCTGGAGTTGAGTGACAGTTTGATGACAGCTCTCCTGACCGTGCAGAGAGCCCTGGGCGAACCGAACGGCTTcagccagcaggaggca agaGCCGCCTACACCACGGTGCTGCAGGAGTGGCTGCGCGTCTCCTGCCACAAGACGGCCAGCGCCACCATGGTCAGGGCCCACATGGAGGCCTTCACTGCAATCTCGCCGCAGCTGCTGGAGTTTGTCATCAACATGGCCGACGGCAACGGCAACACGGCCCTGCACTACACCGTGTCGCACTCCAACTTCCCCGTGGTCAGACTGCTGCTCGACACTG GTTTGTGTAACGCCGACAAGCAGAACAAGGCTGGCTACACGGCCATCATGCTGACTGCCCTGGCCGCATTCCACTCTGACAGCGACCTTCAGACcgtcctgcagctgctgcgcACTGGCGACGTCAACGCCAAGGCCAGCCAg GCGGGGCAGACGGCCCTGATGCTCGCCGTCAGTCATGGCCGCGGGGACATGGTGAGGGCACTGCTGTCCTGTGGCGCGCAGGTGAACATCCGCGACGAAGACGGCTCTACCGCGCTCATGTGCGCCTGTGAGCACGGCCACGTCGACATTGTCCGCCAGCTGCTCGCTGTGCCAGGCTGTGACGCCACGATCGCCGACAAT GACGGCAGCACTGCCCTATCCATCGCCCTGGAGGCCAGTCAGAATGACATTGCTGTGCTGCTGTACGCTCATCTCAACTTTGCCAAGCCACCATCCCCT GTTTCACCGAAGGCGTCTCATTTTGGATCTTCTCCAGAAACAAAGTAA